A genomic stretch from Flavobacterium humidisoli includes:
- a CDS encoding precorrin-2 dehydrogenase/sirohydrochlorin ferrochelatase family protein encodes MEQNELYPIFLKLHNLNVLIVGGGNVGLEKLSFLLKSSPNANVEVVAPDFHLEIKVLAEKHPSIKLTESKFKKKMLKKRHMVIACTDNLKVNKRVYDLSRKRYLICNIADTPDLCDYYLGGIVTKGNVKIAISTNGKSPTTAKRLREFFEEVIPEDINQMVENLNEYRKTLKGNFEEKVKRMNEITSSLKNKE; translated from the coding sequence ATGGAACAAAACGAATTATATCCCATATTTCTAAAACTTCACAATCTAAATGTCTTGATTGTGGGCGGAGGAAATGTAGGTCTGGAAAAGCTTTCTTTCTTGCTAAAATCAAGTCCAAATGCAAATGTTGAGGTTGTAGCGCCCGATTTTCATTTAGAAATTAAAGTTTTAGCCGAAAAGCATCCTTCGATTAAATTGACAGAATCGAAGTTTAAAAAGAAAATGCTCAAAAAACGTCATATGGTAATTGCCTGTACAGACAATTTAAAAGTGAATAAAAGAGTATACGATTTGTCACGTAAGCGTTATTTGATTTGTAATATCGCCGACACGCCAGATTTATGTGATTATTATTTGGGCGGAATCGTAACAAAAGGAAATGTAAAAATTGCCATTTCGACTAACGGAAAATCGCCAACAACAGCCAAAAGACTTCGAGAGTTTTTTGAAGAAGTAATTCCAGAAGATATCAATCAAATGGTTGAGAACCTGAATGAATACCGAAAAACGCTCAAAGGTAATTTTGAAGAAAAGGTTAAAAGAATGAATGAGATTACCTCTTCATTAAAAAATAAAGAGTAA
- the cysD gene encoding sulfate adenylyltransferase subunit CysD produces MSSVLKTNALESEAIYIFREVISQFDKPVLLFSGGKDSITLVRLAQKAFFPAKIPFPLLHVDTGHNFPETIAFRDKLVEELGLELIVRNVQDAIDEGKVVEETGKYSSRNSLQTTTLLDAIEEFKFDACIGGARRDEEKARAKERIFSVRDDFGQWDEKNQRPELFDILNGKIENGQNVRVFPISNWTELDVWSYIEKEQIEIPSIYFSHKRKVFLRDGLIWSHSPFVYQEEDEQIEERIVRFRTVGDMSCTAAVESYAATIEEVVGEIRSSTISERGARIDDKRSEAAMEKRKQQGYF; encoded by the coding sequence ATGAGTTCAGTATTAAAAACAAACGCTTTAGAGAGTGAAGCGATATACATTTTCAGAGAAGTAATTTCACAGTTTGACAAACCGGTTTTGCTTTTCTCAGGAGGAAAAGATTCTATTACATTAGTGCGTTTGGCACAAAAAGCATTTTTCCCTGCTAAAATTCCGTTTCCTCTATTACACGTTGATACGGGGCACAATTTCCCTGAGACAATTGCTTTCAGAGATAAATTGGTTGAAGAATTAGGTTTAGAGCTAATCGTTCGTAATGTTCAGGATGCTATTGATGAAGGAAAAGTGGTAGAAGAAACTGGTAAATATTCAAGCCGTAACAGCTTACAGACTACAACACTTTTAGATGCAATTGAAGAATTTAAGTTTGATGCTTGTATTGGTGGCGCCCGTCGTGATGAAGAAAAAGCAAGAGCTAAAGAGCGCATTTTTTCTGTTCGTGATGATTTCGGACAATGGGACGAAAAAAATCAAAGACCTGAGTTGTTTGATATCTTGAATGGAAAAATCGAAAATGGACAAAACGTTCGTGTTTTCCCAATTTCAAATTGGACAGAATTAGATGTTTGGAGTTATATCGAAAAAGAACAAATCGAGATTCCATCAATCTATTTCTCACATAAAAGAAAAGTTTTTTTGAGAGACGGTTTAATCTGGTCGCATTCTCCTTTTGTGTATCAGGAAGAAGACGAACAAATCGAAGAACGAATTGTTCGTTTCAGAACCGTTGGAGATATGAGTTGTACAGCTGCTGTTGAATCTTATGCAGCAACAATTGAAGAAGTGGTAGGTGAAATCAGATCATCAACCATTTCTGAAAGAGGAGCCAGAATCGATGACAAACGTTCTGAAGCTGCAATGGAAAAGAGAAAACAACAAGGGTATTTTTAA
- a CDS encoding sulfite exporter TauE/SafE family protein has translation MENELKLNSTIVKSDSLLKEKLWVVIPVVLLLGLAVTLIYNHHAEFSWDGFVQGLDENLLAFFLIGAFAQLVDGALGMGYGATSTSFLLAYGVSPVLSSTAVHVSEMFTTGASALSHHRFGNINKKLVKHLLIPGVLGSITGAYLLSDVIDGDIIKPFIAVYMIILAVVIIRKALRKSVVKKKTKKLGVLAVFGGFMDSVGGGGWGPIVTSTLLGRGRNPKYTIGSVNAAEFAISFASGITFMLFGGIHGWQIIIGLILGGVISAPIAAYLVNKIKRKPMMVAVGVLIIILSLKTLSKLL, from the coding sequence ATGGAAAATGAACTTAAGTTAAACAGCACTATAGTAAAGTCTGATTCTTTATTAAAGGAAAAATTGTGGGTTGTAATACCTGTTGTTTTGTTGTTAGGTTTGGCAGTTACATTAATTTATAATCATCATGCTGAATTTTCGTGGGATGGTTTCGTTCAGGGGCTTGATGAAAATCTTTTAGCATTTTTTTTAATTGGTGCTTTTGCTCAATTAGTAGATGGCGCTTTAGGAATGGGATATGGAGCAACTTCTACGTCATTTTTATTGGCTTATGGAGTTTCGCCAGTTTTGAGCAGTACGGCAGTTCACGTTTCAGAGATGTTTACAACTGGAGCATCGGCGCTTTCGCACCACCGCTTTGGAAACATCAATAAAAAATTGGTCAAACATTTATTGATTCCTGGGGTTTTAGGATCAATCACAGGAGCTTATTTATTATCAGATGTTATTGACGGAGATATTATTAAGCCTTTTATTGCGGTTTACATGATTATTCTGGCAGTTGTAATTATCAGAAAGGCTCTTAGAAAAAGTGTTGTAAAAAAGAAAACCAAAAAACTAGGAGTTTTAGCAGTGTTTGGAGGTTTTATGGATTCTGTTGGAGGAGGAGGCTGGGGGCCAATCGTGACTTCAACATTGTTAGGAAGAGGAAGAAATCCAAAATATACGATAGGGTCTGTAAATGCGGCCGAGTTTGCCATTTCGTTTGCAAGTGGAATTACTTTCATGCTTTTTGGTGGAATTCACGGCTGGCAGATAATTATCGGATTGATTTTAGGAGGAGTTATTTCAGCGCCAATAGCAGCTTATTTGGTAAATAAAATCAAAAGAAAACCAATGATGGTTGCGGTTGGAGTTCTAATTATAATATTGAGTTTAAAAACATTATCTAAATTATTGTAA
- a CDS encoding NAD(P)/FAD-dependent oxidoreductase, which translates to MIKTDILIIGAGPTGLFAVFEAGLLKLKCHILDALPQAGGQLSELYPKKPIYDIPGFPEVLAGDLVDGLMEQIKQFEPGFTLGERAETIDKQEDGTFIVTSNKGTKFHAPVIAIAGGLGSFEPRKPLIEDIEFYEDKGVKYFIKNPEKFRDKRVVIAGGGDSALDWSIFLANVASEVTLIHRRNEFRGALDSVEKVQELKSAGKIKLITPAEVIGINGAEHVESLDIEENGAHRKIECDYFIPLFGLTPKLGPIGDWGLEIEKNAIKVNNALDYQTNIPGIFAIGDVNTYPGKLKLILCGFHEATLMCQAAYQIINPGKKYVLKYTTVSGVDGFDGTRKEAPKAVVKAIV; encoded by the coding sequence ATGATTAAAACAGATATACTTATAATTGGAGCAGGACCAACAGGTTTATTTGCCGTTTTCGAGGCAGGATTGTTAAAATTAAAATGCCACATTTTAGATGCTCTTCCACAAGCAGGAGGACAACTATCAGAGTTATATCCAAAAAAACCAATTTATGATATTCCTGGATTCCCAGAAGTATTAGCTGGAGATTTAGTTGATGGATTAATGGAGCAAATCAAACAATTTGAGCCAGGTTTTACTTTAGGCGAGCGTGCAGAAACCATCGACAAACAAGAAGACGGAACATTTATCGTAACTTCAAATAAAGGAACTAAATTCCACGCGCCAGTTATCGCAATCGCTGGAGGTTTAGGAAGTTTTGAGCCTCGTAAACCACTTATCGAAGATATCGAGTTTTATGAAGATAAAGGAGTAAAATACTTCATCAAAAATCCTGAAAAATTCAGAGATAAAAGAGTAGTAATTGCAGGAGGAGGAGATTCAGCTTTAGACTGGAGTATCTTCTTAGCAAATGTAGCTTCAGAAGTAACTTTAATTCACCGTAGAAATGAATTTAGAGGAGCTCTAGATTCTGTAGAAAAAGTACAGGAATTAAAATCAGCTGGAAAAATTAAATTAATCACTCCAGCAGAAGTTATCGGAATTAATGGTGCTGAACACGTAGAATCATTAGATATTGAAGAAAACGGAGCACACCGTAAAATCGAATGCGACTATTTCATCCCGCTTTTCGGATTAACTCCAAAATTAGGTCCGATAGGTGACTGGGGATTAGAAATCGAGAAAAATGCAATTAAAGTAAACAATGCATTAGATTACCAAACGAACATTCCGGGAATCTTCGCCATTGGAGACGTTAATACATACCCAGGAAAATTAAAGTTAATCCTTTGCGGATTCCACGAAGCGACTTTAATGTGCCAGGCAGCTTACCAAATCATCAACCCAGGTAAAAAATACGTATTGAAATATACAACAGTTTCTGGTGTTGACGGTTTCGACGGAACTCGTAAAGAAGCTCCAAAAGCGGTTGTGAAAGCGATTGTTTAA
- a CDS encoding HEPN domain-containing protein, which produces MESFRTEIENPVVQKEIIELEKKIHLFRGGKIDDERFRSLRLARGIYGQRQEGVQMIRIKLPYGKVTSEQLVRITQVSDEYSTGRLHITTRQDIQIHYVSLDRTPELWADLAKDDITLREACGNTVRNITGSELAGVDVNEPFDVSPYAHGLFQYLLRNPICQEMGRKFKISFSSSDEDTALSYLHDLGFIPKIKDGQKGFKIMFGGGLGSQPAHAELLSEFVPVNEIIPTAEGIIRIFDRYGERAKRMKARMKFLIKEMGKDAFLDLVEKEKKAIAFETYEIDTTAFDGPIPEPVLEVPQVTIEDTEAYEAWKKSNVIKQKQDGYYAIGIKVLLGDFYTDKARLLAALIKNYAANELRFSLRQNIVIRHVKEENLPFFYQELAKLDFVQLGYNSVGDITACPGTDTCNLGIASSTGIAEELERVLTAEYPQYLNNREIEIKISGCMNACGQHNMSAIGFQGMSINSGKLVAPALQVLLGGGRLGNGAGRFADKVIKVPSRRGPDALRTILNDFDANGSGQKFLDYYDTKGEKYFYEILKPFADVTNLTEADFVDWGNADNYVKAVGVGECAGVVIDLVATLLFEAKEKLILAQESFDEKKWSDAIYHAYAGFVNGAKALLLAENQKTNHHAGIVDLFDTVFIDTNKIELNSTFKDLVYQINKNEPSEAFAKDYIAQAVVFFDKIETFRAQELANA; this is translated from the coding sequence ATGGAAAGTTTTAGAACAGAAATAGAAAATCCGGTAGTTCAGAAAGAGATTATCGAATTAGAAAAAAAGATTCATTTATTCCGTGGAGGAAAAATTGATGATGAGCGTTTTCGCAGTCTTCGTTTAGCGCGCGGAATCTATGGACAGCGTCAGGAAGGCGTGCAGATGATTCGTATCAAATTGCCTTATGGTAAAGTTACCAGTGAACAATTAGTGCGTATTACTCAGGTTTCTGATGAATATTCTACTGGACGTTTACACATTACAACGCGTCAGGATATTCAGATTCATTACGTAAGCTTAGACAGAACACCAGAACTTTGGGCTGATTTAGCTAAGGATGATATTACGCTTCGTGAAGCTTGTGGAAATACCGTTAGAAATATTACAGGAAGCGAATTGGCGGGTGTAGATGTAAACGAACCATTTGATGTTTCGCCTTACGCACACGGACTTTTTCAATATCTATTAAGAAATCCAATCTGTCAGGAAATGGGACGTAAATTCAAAATTTCGTTCTCTTCTTCAGACGAAGATACGGCTTTGAGTTATTTGCACGATTTAGGATTTATTCCTAAAATTAAAGACGGACAAAAAGGTTTTAAAATCATGTTTGGAGGAGGTTTAGGATCTCAGCCAGCACATGCTGAATTGCTTTCGGAGTTTGTTCCGGTAAACGAAATTATTCCAACAGCAGAAGGAATCATTCGTATTTTCGACAGATACGGAGAACGTGCCAAAAGAATGAAAGCGCGTATGAAATTCTTAATCAAAGAAATGGGGAAAGACGCTTTCCTTGATTTAGTTGAAAAAGAGAAAAAAGCCATTGCTTTTGAAACATACGAAATAGATACAACCGCTTTTGATGGTCCAATTCCAGAACCAGTTTTAGAAGTTCCACAAGTTACAATTGAAGATACCGAAGCTTACGAAGCTTGGAAAAAATCGAACGTAATTAAGCAGAAACAAGACGGTTATTATGCTATCGGAATCAAAGTTTTATTAGGAGATTTTTATACTGATAAAGCCAGATTATTAGCAGCATTAATTAAAAATTACGCAGCAAACGAATTACGTTTTTCATTGCGTCAAAATATTGTAATACGTCACGTAAAAGAAGAGAATCTTCCTTTCTTTTATCAAGAATTAGCCAAGCTTGACTTTGTTCAATTAGGATATAATTCAGTTGGAGATATTACGGCATGTCCGGGTACTGATACTTGCAACTTGGGGATTGCAAGTAGTACCGGTATTGCAGAAGAATTAGAAAGAGTTTTAACTGCTGAATATCCTCAGTATTTAAACAACCGCGAAATCGAAATTAAAATTTCGGGTTGTATGAATGCCTGCGGACAGCACAATATGTCGGCAATTGGATTCCAAGGAATGTCTATTAATTCAGGAAAATTAGTTGCTCCGGCTTTGCAAGTTTTATTAGGCGGAGGAAGATTAGGAAATGGCGCTGGACGTTTTGCTGATAAAGTAATCAAAGTTCCTAGTCGTAGAGGTCCTGATGCGTTGCGTACCATCTTAAATGATTTTGACGCTAACGGAAGCGGACAAAAATTCCTTGATTATTATGATACAAAAGGAGAAAAATATTTCTACGAAATCTTAAAACCTTTCGCAGATGTAACCAATTTAACAGAAGCTGATTTTGTAGATTGGGGTAACGCAGACAACTATGTAAAAGCAGTTGGAGTTGGAGAATGTGCGGGAGTTGTGATCGATTTAGTAGCGACATTATTGTTTGAAGCGAAAGAGAAATTGATTTTGGCTCAAGAATCTTTCGACGAGAAAAAATGGTCAGATGCTATTTACCATGCTTATGCAGGATTTGTAAACGGTGCTAAGGCTTTATTATTGGCAGAAAACCAAAAAACAAATCACCATGCAGGAATTGTCGATTTGTTTGACACTGTTTTTATTGATACCAATAAAATCGAATTGAATTCAACTTTTAAAGATTTGGTTTACCAGATCAATAAAAACGAACCATCTGAAGCTTTCGCTAAAGATTATATTGCTCAAGCAGTAGTTTTCTTTGACAAAATTGAAACTTTCAGAGCTCAAGAATTAGCAAATGCTTAA
- the cobA gene encoding uroporphyrinogen-III C-methyltransferase — protein MLNIKPKITLVGAGPGDPDLLTLKAVKALAEANVVLYDALANEEILDYAPKNAIRIFVGKRIGNHAYTQDQINQLIVDNALTYGNVVRLKGGDPFIFGRGGEEVEFAESFGIETIVVPGISSVLAVPASQGISITKRGVSESFWAITGTTSDRKLSADVALAAQSSATVVILMGMHKLPQIIDLFQKEDKGNLPVAIIQNGTTAEEKVGVGTVDSILEVVKEKELGSPAIIVLGEVVRESNKLKGFYEEFLSKEEIR, from the coding sequence ATGCTTAATATAAAACCAAAAATAACTTTAGTCGGTGCAGGTCCGGGAGATCCCGATTTACTTACGCTCAAAGCTGTAAAAGCATTGGCTGAAGCCAACGTGGTTTTATATGACGCTTTGGCCAATGAAGAAATTCTGGATTACGCACCAAAAAATGCAATTAGAATTTTTGTTGGAAAAAGAATCGGCAATCATGCCTATACGCAGGATCAAATCAATCAATTGATTGTGGATAATGCGCTGACTTACGGAAACGTAGTTCGATTAAAAGGTGGAGATCCGTTTATTTTTGGAAGAGGTGGTGAAGAAGTGGAATTTGCAGAAAGTTTCGGAATTGAAACTATCGTAGTTCCCGGAATTTCATCTGTATTGGCAGTTCCTGCAAGTCAGGGAATTTCGATTACAAAACGTGGCGTTTCAGAAAGCTTTTGGGCTATTACAGGAACAACATCTGATAGAAAATTATCTGCAGATGTAGCTTTGGCAGCTCAATCTTCTGCAACAGTTGTAATCTTGATGGGAATGCACAAATTGCCTCAAATCATCGATTTGTTTCAAAAAGAAGATAAAGGAAATTTACCAGTTGCCATCATTCAAAACGGAACAACTGCTGAAGAAAAGGTTGGTGTAGGAACAGTAGATTCAATTTTAGAAGTTGTAAAAGAAAAAGAATTAGGTTCGCCAGCGATTATTGTTCTTGGAGAAGTTGTAAGAGAAAGCAATAAACTAAAAGGATTTTACGAAGAATTTCTATCAAAAGAAGAAATTCGTTAG
- a CDS encoding sulfite exporter TauE/SafE family protein, translating to MDFQIGLVIAGLAVGFIVGLTGVGGGSLMTPILLYFGISPTTAVGTDLLYAAFTKAGGIFVHNKKGNINWKITGWLTLGSVPAALVTLWILHSIKTDIETVNRVIKYSLGWALLFTSVAIIFKKKLLVFSQKHAGDKFHSESTTQNMLTIAIGVLLGATVTLTSIGAGALGTVTLFFLYPLLPTPRLVGTEIAHAVPLTLVAGIGHASMGNLDLGLLGQLLMGSLPGIYMGSMLSGKVPDQFLRNAIAVMLFLAGYKLIF from the coding sequence ATGGATTTTCAGATCGGTCTTGTAATAGCAGGTTTAGCAGTTGGTTTTATTGTGGGGTTAACAGGTGTTGGAGGAGGCTCTTTAATGACTCCTATTTTATTATATTTCGGCATTTCTCCAACAACTGCAGTAGGAACCGATTTACTATACGCTGCTTTTACCAAAGCTGGAGGAATATTTGTACACAATAAAAAAGGGAACATCAACTGGAAAATTACGGGCTGGCTGACTTTAGGGAGCGTTCCCGCTGCTTTAGTAACTTTATGGATTTTACATAGCATTAAAACCGATATAGAAACTGTAAATCGAGTTATTAAGTACAGTTTAGGATGGGCTTTATTATTTACTTCGGTAGCGATAATATTCAAAAAGAAGCTTTTAGTTTTTTCTCAAAAACATGCCGGAGATAAATTTCACAGCGAAAGCACCACTCAAAATATGCTGACAATCGCAATCGGAGTTTTATTAGGAGCAACTGTAACCTTAACTTCTATTGGAGCTGGAGCTTTAGGAACTGTAACTTTATTCTTCCTATATCCATTATTGCCAACACCACGTTTAGTTGGAACTGAAATTGCACATGCTGTTCCTTTAACTTTGGTTGCTGGAATTGGCCACGCTTCTATGGGAAATTTAGATTTAGGATTACTTGGTCAATTGTTGATGGGATCGCTTCCTGGAATATACATGGGAAGCATGTTAAGCGGAAAAGTGCCTGACCAGTTTCTTAGAAATGCAATTGCAGTAATGCTTTTCTTAGCTGGATATAAATTGATTTTTTAA
- a CDS encoding RrF2 family transcriptional regulator — translation MLSKKTKYGIKALTYLARRENNEPVQIAEIAKSEHISIKFLESILLLLRNSGFLGAKKGKGGGYYLIKDPKDISMAKVYRILEGPIALLPCASHNFYERCDDCDDESTCAARRLMTEVRDNTLKILESNSLADIAF, via the coding sequence ATGCTTTCAAAAAAGACAAAATACGGAATCAAAGCTTTGACTTATTTAGCAAGACGCGAAAATAACGAACCAGTTCAGATTGCCGAAATTGCGAAAAGCGAACACATTTCGATAAAATTTTTAGAAAGTATTTTACTGCTGTTGAGAAACTCGGGTTTTCTTGGAGCAAAAAAAGGAAAAGGTGGAGGTTATTATCTGATAAAAGACCCAAAAGATATCAGCATGGCTAAAGTATATCGAATTCTGGAAGGGCCAATTGCATTATTGCCTTGCGCGAGTCATAATTTTTACGAAAGATGTGATGATTGCGATGATGAATCTACTTGTGCTGCTAGGCGTTTAATGACAGAAGTTCGTGATAATACACTTAAAATATTAGAAAGCAACTCTTTGGCAGATATAGCATTCTAA
- a CDS encoding sulfate adenylyltransferase subunit 1, with protein sequence MDVLKIATAGSVDDGKSTLIGRLLYDTKSLTTDKIEAIEKSSKQKGYDYLDFSLATDGLVAEREQGITIDVAHIYFSTAKKSYIIADTPGHVEYTRNMVTGASTSQVSIILIDARKGVIEQTYRHFFINNLLRVKEVIVAINKMDLVDYSEEVFNKIKADFQALNAKSTFKEQNVSYIPLSAINGGNVVDKSENMPWYDGQTVLEHLEGLHASDVFEAGKARFPVQTVIRPKTEEYHDFRGYAGKLYGNSIKVGDAVTVLPSLTESKVSKIHFFDKTFDEAVAGSSITIELENDINVTRGDMIVKSDELPKIEKDITTTVCWMDSKKLVPGTKYLVQHNTNRVLAKVESIKNTIATDYSGTTEASQLAINEIGEVSIKLSKPLYFDSYNENKSNGAFILIDTATNTTAGVGFIR encoded by the coding sequence ATGGACGTTTTAAAAATAGCAACAGCAGGAAGTGTAGATGATGGAAAAAGTACTTTGATCGGAAGATTATTGTACGATACAAAATCATTGACTACAGATAAAATAGAAGCAATCGAAAAAAGCAGTAAACAAAAAGGTTACGATTATCTTGATTTTTCGTTAGCGACAGACGGTTTAGTAGCCGAAAGAGAACAAGGAATTACAATTGACGTTGCGCATATTTATTTTTCGACTGCAAAGAAAAGTTACATTATTGCAGATACTCCTGGACACGTAGAATATACAAGAAACATGGTTACAGGAGCTTCAACTTCTCAGGTTTCAATCATTTTAATTGATGCCAGAAAAGGAGTAATTGAGCAGACTTACCGTCACTTTTTTATCAATAATTTATTGAGAGTAAAAGAGGTAATTGTTGCCATTAACAAAATGGATTTAGTGGATTATTCAGAAGAGGTTTTCAATAAAATCAAAGCTGATTTTCAGGCATTAAATGCAAAAAGCACTTTTAAGGAGCAAAACGTAAGTTATATTCCGTTAAGCGCAATCAACGGCGGAAACGTAGTTGATAAATCAGAAAATATGCCTTGGTACGATGGTCAAACTGTTTTAGAACATTTAGAAGGATTGCATGCTTCAGATGTTTTTGAAGCTGGAAAAGCACGTTTCCCAGTTCAAACCGTTATTCGTCCAAAAACAGAAGAATACCATGATTTTAGAGGTTACGCAGGAAAATTATACGGAAATTCAATTAAAGTTGGAGATGCCGTAACGGTTCTTCCTTCTTTAACAGAATCAAAAGTATCTAAAATTCACTTTTTCGATAAAACATTCGATGAGGCCGTTGCAGGATCTTCAATTACAATCGAATTAGAAAATGATATCAATGTAACGAGAGGAGATATGATTGTAAAATCAGATGAGCTTCCAAAAATTGAAAAAGATATTACAACGACAGTTTGCTGGATGGATAGTAAAAAACTGGTTCCAGGAACAAAGTATTTAGTACAACATAATACGAATAGGGTTTTGGCAAAAGTAGAAAGTATTAAAAATACGATTGCAACTGATTATTCAGGAACGACTGAAGCTTCACAATTAGCAATCAACGAAATTGGAGAAGTAAGCATTAAATTAAGCAAACCGTTATATTTTGATTCTTATAATGAAAACAAATCAAACGGAGCTTTTATCTTAATTGATACTGCAACAAACACAACAGCAGGAGTAGGATTCATTCGCTAG
- a CDS encoding phosphoadenylyl-sulfate reductase: MSAIIVQELLEKTKDLSLDETLVFLAKEFPGKVIFSTSFGQEDQVITDFIAKSNTDITVFTLDTGRLFQETYDVFHKTLKKYKRPIEVFFPEAASVENLLKTKGPNSFYDSVENRKECCFIRKVVPLRKALAGNSVWITGLRAEQSENRHDLSLFEYDGNFEIIKFNPLLKWTLEEVETYLSENNVPQNALHKQGFVSIGCAPCTRAIFPGEDIRAGRWWWESSHKECGLHSAKKE, translated from the coding sequence ATGAGTGCGATTATTGTGCAAGAATTATTAGAGAAAACTAAAGATCTTTCGCTTGACGAAACCTTAGTTTTTTTAGCAAAAGAATTTCCGGGAAAAGTAATTTTCTCAACTTCTTTCGGTCAGGAAGATCAGGTAATTACTGATTTTATTGCAAAAAGTAACACAGATATTACTGTTTTTACTCTAGACACCGGAAGATTATTTCAGGAAACTTACGATGTTTTTCATAAAACATTAAAAAAATACAAAAGACCAATCGAAGTTTTTTTCCCAGAAGCTGCTTCAGTAGAAAATCTTCTGAAAACAAAAGGACCAAACAGCTTTTACGATTCGGTTGAAAACAGAAAAGAATGCTGTTTTATTCGAAAAGTGGTTCCGTTACGAAAAGCTTTAGCAGGAAATTCAGTTTGGATTACAGGTTTAAGAGCAGAACAATCAGAAAACAGACACGATTTAAGTTTGTTTGAATACGACGGAAACTTCGAAATCATCAAATTCAATCCGTTATTAAAATGGACTTTAGAAGAAGTTGAAACGTATTTGTCAGAAAACAATGTACCTCAAAATGCTTTACACAAACAAGGTTTCGTAAGTATTGGCTGCGCGCCTTGTACAAGAGCCATTTTTCCAGGTGAAGATATCAGAGCTGGAAGATGGTGGTGGGAATCTAGTCATAAAGAGTGCGGGCTTCATAGTGCTAAGAAAGAGTAG